GTATAATGAAATACGTCAGCATGAGGAAGAACTGTGTAACAGTGGACCACTAAAATTTCCAAAGGACTTATgcttaatgtttaaaaaatcagGTGTGGATAAAAATCCATTCAAAGTAAAGGTACAACCAATGGATATTAATCTAACAGTGTGAAAAAAGTACAGATACAGTGTCAGATTCTACTTTGTAACTAACCCTTAAGCTACCATTTGTCAAACTTTGATGTGATATCAAAGAAAATCCATGATTATCtttaaaaagctattaaaattttcttctttccaactTCACATGATTGTGAGGTGggattttcttcatcttcttaaaCCAAAATGAAACAGTGCAGCAGATTAAATGGAGAAGCAGACGTTAAGAATCCAGTTACCTTCTATTATGTCACACATTCGTTTTGCAAAAATGCAAAACCATGCCACTCCTAGGATGACTGTTATCAAAACCAAGAAATAATTGCTGATGACCATGTGGAGATACTGGAATCATTGTGTATTGTCAACGGGAATGTAAAACTGGCACAGCCACTGAAGAAAACAGTATGGTTTCAAAAACTAAATGTAATACTATCCTATGACTCAGCAAttttcacttctaggtatatacagTATcccaaagaattaaaagcagggaTTCAAACAGATATGTGCACATTAATAATCATAGTAGTAGTATTCACAATAGTtaaaaaggtggaagcaacccaaatgcccactgacaaattaaacaaaatgtggtatatacataaatgaaatattattcagttttaaaaaggaaatcctgaCACATGCTAGAACACGAACGAGCCTTAAAAATGCTATACTAAATAAACCAGACGCAAAGGACAAAtgttgtataattccacttatataaggGACCtgaaatagtcaaattcatagagaaaaaataatggttAACCAGGGCTTGAGAGAGGAGGTAATGGACAGTTATTGTGTAATAGGTACAGggtttcagtttgggatgatgacaaagttctggagatggacagtGGTGTTGGCTGTACCtctgaattgtacacttgaaattgtacacttaaaaattattaaaatggtaaattttgttatagCTTACCACaatttgaaaaagacaaaaaaaatcccacaatgGTACTCTTCTCACTGATGGGGGGGTAtggttttgaaataattatttttcattaaaaacattatttatacaTGTAGCCCATTTATTACTGTTTCGTAAATTAgcaactactttaaaatttttccagcTTTAATGTCTAATATGGTAAATATGGACAGATATACCATACAGACAGAAGCTCTTAGGTCCTCAGTAATTTTTGAGAGGTAAAAGGGGTCCTGAGACTTAAAGTTTGAGAATTGCTCTTATATGAAGATTTATTTCCTCTTCTCACACCTGCATTATGTGAAGATCTTCATTTCTTAGTATAGCTTCATTTGACAGCAATATCGCTTGCAGCCTGGAGACTAGCAAAAAACGACAGGCTGAAATATGGTCACAAATCATCACATTAACTCTTTGTAATTACAGTAATTACAACTGTCGCCTGCCTGCGCCCTAACTCTATGCACTGAGCAACACAAAGCTCCCACACAGATGAGTGGTAATGTGTAAGAAGGAACTGTAGAAAGCTCAAATGCTGACATGTTAGAAAGTAGTTTTGTTGATCACTAACAAGAAGCGCAcgtttccttttttctgttgaaTCTTCATTTGGATTTACAGTTCGGGGCAGATTTGGAAACGGGGATAGCGGCCGCATTGTTTCCAAAATCCAGCGCAACCGTGCAAAGAATTTAATACCCTCACCATCTTGCTACTGGTCTCTTGCAGTGGGGTGTGGTTAGAGGGCTAGGAAGCAATCCAAAGCAGCAGCTCAGGCTGCCCAAAGCAGTGTCCGAGCaatcattttctccattttgggCCAAGTCAATTTGCCCCGGCAAGAGGCAGAATGTTTGTTTTATGGGGAcgaggaaaataaaaaggaagttaGAGAGCATGGACGGAAATAAGCAACAAAACCAAAGAGGTTTCCTCTGGGGTGGATGTAAACGACTGGAATGCTAATGATGGGCCCGAGGGGCAAACGAAATTGTTCTGAGTCCACAGCTGCGGCACTTTTAATGACAGGTCTGCAGTTCAGCATGGAGGGCAAACGTGATATGATTTTCTTAGGCAGACTATCCGCGTTCATTTTGGGCCGCGTCCGTGACCAGCCTCACTGACTGCGGCTGAGGCAGTCCCAAACAAAGGGGAATGGACGCCCTCCCGAGGGAGCGGAGGCGGGAAAGGTGGCCCCAGGTGGCCGCGACAGGTGTCCCCCCCGGGGTCCCCATTGCCAGCCGCCGGGAGGGTGCGTCCCAGGAGCGTCCGAGCGGCGCGGCCGGGAAGGGATGGGTCGGGGCGCCCAGCACCACCCGGCGGAAGACCCCGCCCTGCCCATGGCCCAGGTTAACCCGCGCACTGGAGGTACCTGCGGAGGCTTCGCACAGCCGAGAGGCACAGGGCGATCATGGGAGGGCCGAGAGGCTGGCGGCGGCGGGCGCGTGGTCCTTCGGCGCAGGGCGGGGAGGCGGGCGGCAGCGCCGGGGCTCCCGGGAGTCACGAGTCGGCCTAGCTGCAGAGGCCACAGCGGCAGTGGCGGCCCCGCCAGCACCCTCCCACGTGCGGCAGCCCCACGCCAGCGCCCACCGGCCCCGCCCCGCGCCGCGCCCCTCCCCGGCTCACGCGTCCGGCCCCGCCCCAGAGGCGGTGCTGGCCAGACCCCGCCGCCGGAGCTAGAGCATAGCCGGGTGGGCTCTGGGGGCGGTGTGGGGGCCGGGGAAGTTTGCTCGCCGCTGCTAGTGCTGCGATACCGAGCCGGGCTCCAGCCCCGAGGACCAGGGGTCAGGCGGGTCGGTCTACGGAACCCCACGGGACCTCAGCCGTCGTCTCAAATCCTTCTGCTTGGTAAGGGGGCTTCTCTGGCAAGGGTGCGCCTCCCGCTGTCCCGGACCGAGGCCCGTACCGGGCCCCGCTGCACTCCGGGCAGGGCCGAAGCGAGACTGGGTACCCGAGGGAGGACGGGATGGAGGGAGCTCGATGCGctctggggagaggaagggagagaagactgGAGGAGGCTGGGCATCTCTTTCCCTCTTCGCACCCCTTTTACCCCCCATTCTATTTTCACCTTCTGCCCAGGGGCCTTAATTTAGTGCTTGTAACCCCGTGGCCTAGAGGCTGACATCGCCTTTAATATAAGCacacaaataataaacattatagCGTTGGGTACCACACCCTGGCTTTGAGTTAGGGAACCTGGGGAGCAGATGGATGATGCCATTTAGTGGAAATAAGCCATGAATGCCGGCTGGCCCTGCGCCACTGTTTGGATGCGATAGTATTCCATGTGAATGAACATGACCGGGAGCTTCCAGATTGTCCACGAGAGCACAGCTTCTGCAGGGAGCGCCAGTCGGCTTGTAGTATCCATTGACTTGGGCAGCGATTTCCTGACATGTCTGCTGAttaaatagaaatgccatttctaTTAAGAACGACACTCACCGGTTGAACAACCTTTTGCGAATGTATTTCCTCGTCAAATAACTCTCAACCTACTAAAGTAGGTAGAGTGTacattattaatacattttttagatCCCAGGAAATAGAGGAAGATGCTTGTTGTAAATCAGCTTCTAGTCAACCGTATGAAATGCTTCTCAACTTAGTACTGAGGCCTTTAGGGGATTTCTCTATGGTGAGACATTCAGTGACACTCTAAGCTTATTCTGTACAtgttttgaagacatttttactTATTGTAAGATTTAACATACTCATATACCACTGGG
This Callithrix jacchus isolate 240 chromosome 2, calJac240_pri, whole genome shotgun sequence DNA region includes the following protein-coding sequences:
- the SGTB gene encoding small glutamine-rich tetratricopeptide repeat-containing protein beta isoform X3; protein product: MGRGAQHHPAEDPALPMAQVNPRTGGTCGGFAQPRGTGRSWEGREAGGGGRVVLRRRAGRRAAAPGLPGVTSRPSCRGHSGSGGPASTLPRAAAPRQRPPAPPRAAPLPGSRVRPRPRGGAGQTPPPELEHSRVGSGGGVGAGEVCSPLLVLRYRAGLQPRGPGVRRVGLRNPTGPQPSSQILLLGKVFKLLKCHLSSTWFMQLFVSYGNKVRWILTPQMNKKVWKLQFSAWRRFLRSAQKIHT